CGCGGCAATTTGGGCAATGGAGCTAAACTGCATCCCGAGCAGGTCCTGAGCCTTGCGCATGCGCAGCTCCTGGCAGAACGCGCCGGGGCTCACCCCATATCGCTCCCGAAAGGCTCGCGTCAGGTGTTCCCGGCTCAGCCCCACGTAGTCGGCGACTTCCTTCTGGGACAGCGGCTCGCTAAAACGCGTGCGAATACACTCGTGCGCAGCGGCCACCGGATCGCTCATCAGGACCCCCTGCGAGACCTGCCTCAGCATCACCATCAACAGCTCGTACACGCACTGGGACTCGTGGAATCTATCCCGGAAACGACGGTCGCGATGGTGGTAAGCCACGGTTTGAAAAGCCGCCAATGTCTCCGAGTGAGGAGCGAGCGATACCCGGGAGCCACCCCGCTCACGAATAACCTCAAACAGCTCCGAAACACCTCCCAAGGCCAGAAAGGCGAGCTTGTAGGGGCCCGTCGCATCTTGGGGATACCCATAACAGGAGTCTTCCCCATGGCGAAACAGCATGGCATAGCCAGGCCCTACCCGGAACTCACCATGCCTATCCTTAAAAAAACCCTCCCCCTCGATTGTTTGCTGAATCACACATACCCCTTCCTCACCTTCAGACCTGTTCTTATTCTCCCAGTAGTAGCGAGGCGAGTAACGCGTCTCGTTATCGTAAAAAAGGGACTTCATGAGGGTAGGCATGAAGCATCATCTAGAATTAGCCTCCGAGCCTGTCGATCACAAATTGCATAACATTAATCACAACAGACGCCTTGATGCAGACAAGCGAGCAAGGCTAGGCTGTGTGGACAAAATACGGAACGAGCCCGCGAAGGCCGATTTTGAGGACGTTTTTTGGGCTTCGAGGCGAGGCAATTTTGAGAATTGTCGAGCCGAGGACACGAAAAACGAACCAAAATCCGGCCAAGTGGGCGACCTGAGTTATTTTGTCCACGTAGCCTAGTGTCTGAGACAATCACATACCTTCCGGACATCCACAAACCGACCGGACCACCCAATAATCACACCACCCATGCCCTGCAAAATCACCCTCATCGGAGCCGGCTCAGTCGTCTTCGCTAAAACCCTCATCGGCGATATCCTGCGATTCCCCGAACTGGCTGATGCCACCATCTGCCTGATGGACATCGACCCGGCCCGCCTCAAGGTGGCCGACGTGATGATGAAGCGCATCGCGCAGAAGCTCGGCGTGCCCGCTCGTATCGAGTCCACCATGGATCAGCGTGAGGCCGTCCGCGACGCCAACTACGTCATCTGCACCATTCAGGTCGGCGGCTTCAAGCCCGGCACGGTGACCGACTTTGAGATCCCGGCTAAGTACGGGCTCAAGCAGACCATCGCCGACACGCTGGGCGTGGGGGGTGTCTTCCGCGCCCTGCGCACCATCCCGGTCATCAACGGTATCGCCCGCGACATCGCCGATGTCGGCCGCCCCGGCTGTCTGTTGCTGAACTACACCAACCCGATGGCCATGAACTGCTGGGCCGTCGAGGAAGCCGTCGGCATCCCGCATGTGGGCCTCTGCCACTCGGTCTTTGGCACCGCCAACCTGCTCAGCCGCTTCGCCAAGCTGCCCGCTGAGGATGTGAACTACCTCGTGGCCGGGATCAACCACATGGCCTTTTTCCTGAAGTTCCAGTACAAGGGCCAGGACGCCTACCCGCTCCTCTACAAGGCCCTCGAAGACCCCGAGCGCCGGCACGAGCTGGTGCGCTTCGAGATGATGCGCCGCACCGGCTACTTCGTCACCGAGTCCAGTGAGCACCAGAGCGAGTACGTCCCGTACTTCATCAAGCACGGCGAGGAGATGATCGAGCGCTTCAGCATCCCGATCAACGAGTACATCCGCCGCTGCGAGGCCATTGTCAGCACCTGGAAGGAAACCGAGGCCAACCTGCTGGGCAAGGACGGGGACATCGAAATCAAGCCGCAGTCCCATGAGTACGGCTCGTACATCATCCACTCACTGGAGAGCGGCCAACCGCGCACCGTTTACGGCAATATCCCGAACAAGGGCACCATCGCGAACCTGCCCGACCGCTGTAATGTCGAGGTCCCCTGCCTCGTGGACGGCACTGGCCTGCACCCGGTCAAGGTCGGCGCACTGCCTCCGCAGCTTGCCGCCATCTGCATGAGCAACATCAACGTGCAGGAGTTGACCGTGAAGGCCGCCCTCACCGGCAAGCGCGAGCACATCTACCACGCCGTCATGATGGACCCCAACGCGGCCTCCACCCTCTCTCTCGACAACATCTGGGCCATGTGCGACGAGATGATCGAGGAGCACCAGCAAAACGGCCTGCTGGGCGAGTTCAGCCCTGTACTGAAAAACACCGGGCGCGGCTTCACAGGGATCGGTGACCGCGTCATCGCCCGCCTCGACGCCAAGGGCGCCTTTGCCACTGCCGAAGGCGGCGTAAACACGCTCAGCCTGAGCATTGAGAATCCGACCGACGAGCCCTTCGAGGTCGCCTTTACCCTGCGCCCGCAGGA
This genomic interval from Ruficoccus sp. ZRK36 contains the following:
- a CDS encoding alpha-glucosidase/alpha-galactosidase; this encodes MPCKITLIGAGSVVFAKTLIGDILRFPELADATICLMDIDPARLKVADVMMKRIAQKLGVPARIESTMDQREAVRDANYVICTIQVGGFKPGTVTDFEIPAKYGLKQTIADTLGVGGVFRALRTIPVINGIARDIADVGRPGCLLLNYTNPMAMNCWAVEEAVGIPHVGLCHSVFGTANLLSRFAKLPAEDVNYLVAGINHMAFFLKFQYKGQDAYPLLYKALEDPERRHELVRFEMMRRTGYFVTESSEHQSEYVPYFIKHGEEMIERFSIPINEYIRRCEAIVSTWKETEANLLGKDGDIEIKPQSHEYGSYIIHSLESGQPRTVYGNIPNKGTIANLPDRCNVEVPCLVDGTGLHPVKVGALPPQLAAICMSNINVQELTVKAALTGKREHIYHAVMMDPNAASTLSLDNIWAMCDEMIEEHQQNGLLGEFSPVLKNTGRGFTGIGDRVIARLDAKGAFATAEGGVNTLSLSIENPTDEPFEVAFTLRPQDARMRLNGDENVSLTIPAQSTETAEFTTENVEPINEPYRVALKNDDLQVLAIGAYLQPRVMLENDEDGCAHFAMKLSGFDAVEGSLAKDGDNLRVSIKVHDSDIKECLDHRKNGSYVRLLFADPAHSDRIEEAVLRPGYDGGDPVLLDGASKTIEGASVTQRTTPMYYEADLTLPLVGLNLDPSLDGLLFDCICNLGALGDAHSGGQTSLGGKVEWNPTSGHFAWAQLASATAGAPA
- a CDS encoding AraC family transcriptional regulator, encoding MKSLFYDNETRYSPRYYWENKNRSEGEEGVCVIQQTIEGEGFFKDRHGEFRVGPGYAMLFRHGEDSCYGYPQDATGPYKLAFLALGGVSELFEVIRERGGSRVSLAPHSETLAAFQTVAYHHRDRRFRDRFHESQCVYELLMVMLRQVSQGVLMSDPVAAAHECIRTRFSEPLSQKEVADYVGLSREHLTRAFRERYGVSPGAFCQELRMRKAQDLLGMQFSSIAQIAANCGYTDANSFSRAFRRSTGMSPQQFQRDYVRS